Genomic segment of Polycladomyces abyssicola:
GCTTGGTCATGAAGTATATCCCGGCAACGGCCAAACCGAAAAAAGGCGATATTGTGGTTACGTCCGACCAATCCGACATCTATACCGGCGGTTTGCTGATCGGCACTGTGGACGGTGTCGCACCCGGTGAGTACGGGGTGGACAAGACGGTGTACGTCAAACCGGCGGCCTCCTTGGAACAGCTAAGCTATGTGCTGGTCGTGCGCGACCCGGAGAAGATTCAACTGCGTCAGTTTGAACGTCAGACGGGTGCCGCCGGCAATGGGGGGAAATGATGGTGTATCGCGCAGTCTTCGTCGGGTGCCTTTTCTTTTTATTGGTGTTGGAAGGAACGGTGTTGCAATGGGTGCTTCCCCAGGCTTGGGGAAGCACTATTGTGATTGTTCCCCAATTGGTGGTGGCCGGTGTGGTCATTCTCTCACTGTTTCGTGGGGAACGAGCCGGACTGATTTACGGTTTCGGTTTCGGTCTGTTGTATGATGTTGTGTATGGTCCGGTCCTTGGCATGCACGCATTTACAATGGCGGCAGTCGGCTATTTCGCCGGTCTCATTTCCCGTCAATTCGCCCCCGGTGCGATCGTGTCGTTACTGACCACGTCACTCAGTATCACGGTCCATCTGATCATGACATACGGTTTGTTTCGTCTGTTTGGATTGACGGATATGGATTGGAATCAGGCTTTGGTTTATCACGTCGCGCCGTCCGTGGTGTTCAATGTTGTAGCCGCCCTCCCTGTCGACCGTGTGTTTCGGTGGGTGAACCAGAAATGGGATACCCGTTCCCTTTCATTTGATTGA
This window contains:
- the mreD gene encoding rod shape-determining protein MreD, whose translation is MYRAVFVGCLFFLLVLEGTVLQWVLPQAWGSTIVIVPQLVVAGVVILSLFRGERAGLIYGFGFGLLYDVVYGPVLGMHAFTMAAVGYFAGLISRQFAPGAIVSLLTTSLSITVHLIMTYGLFRLFGLTDMDWNQALVYHVAPSVVFNVVAALPVDRVFRWVNQKWDTRSLSFD